The following are from one region of the Sandaracinus amylolyticus genome:
- a CDS encoding matrixin family metalloprotease, with the protein MSRLRVLAAMLLMACDPGPAPASIGLTCAMLDEAPTLVDLDLRFATADDARDYLEHGSGETPREHLIVATDGPSIATLPLEVRDDLTYCVSDELGASRDAVIAATERAAAMWASVADVRFRFVTPARCAERGVDAHLVIIPECGASRVVANAMLPWRSGREGQELAINTCYWDHDAIIASEDALARTLLHELGHVLGLVHAWNTADYVGPCECASSTSFLALAPYDPASIMNYPDCGATWSLFDPPALSDADRAGAEELYCAPGAGPPPCD; encoded by the coding sequence ATGAGCCGACTCCGCGTGCTCGCTGCGATGCTGCTGATGGCGTGTGATCCAGGTCCAGCGCCCGCGTCGATCGGGCTCACGTGCGCGATGCTCGACGAGGCACCGACGTTGGTCGATCTCGATCTGCGCTTCGCGACCGCCGACGACGCGCGCGACTACCTCGAGCACGGCTCGGGCGAGACGCCACGCGAGCACCTGATCGTCGCGACCGACGGACCTTCGATCGCGACCCTGCCGCTCGAGGTCCGCGACGACCTCACGTACTGCGTGAGCGACGAGCTCGGCGCGTCGCGCGACGCCGTGATCGCGGCGACCGAGCGCGCGGCCGCGATGTGGGCATCGGTCGCGGACGTCCGCTTCCGCTTCGTCACACCCGCGCGCTGCGCGGAGCGCGGCGTCGACGCGCACCTCGTGATCATCCCCGAGTGCGGCGCGTCGCGCGTCGTCGCGAACGCGATGTTGCCGTGGCGCTCGGGGCGCGAGGGCCAGGAGCTCGCGATCAACACCTGCTACTGGGATCACGACGCGATCATCGCGAGCGAGGACGCGCTCGCGCGCACGTTGCTGCACGAGCTCGGGCACGTGCTCGGCCTCGTGCACGCGTGGAACACCGCGGACTACGTCGGCCCGTGCGAGTGCGCGAGCTCGACGTCGTTCCTCGCGCTCGCGCCCTACGATCCCGCGTCGATCATGAACTACCCGGACTGCGGCGCGACGTGGTCGCTCTTCGATCCGCCCGCGCTGAGCGACGCGGATCGAGCTGGCGCCGAGGAGCTCTACTGCGCTCCCGGTGCCGGCCCGCCTCCCTGTGATTGA
- the pyc gene encoding pyruvate carboxylase — protein sequence MSTELATRRPRPITKLLCANRGEIAIRVFRAATELGIPTVAVYSHQDRVHLHRYKADEAYLVGKGKSAVAAYLGIEEIIDVALACGADGIHPGYGFLSENAGLSEACREAGIAFVGPSPEVLRRFGDKTAARSLAKEIGVSMVPGTDGPVSTLDQAREFCGRAGFPVIVKAAMGGGGRGMRVVRREEDLAESFSRAQSEALAAFGDGTVFIERYVDKPRHVEVQILADAAGEVIHLFERDCSVQRRHQKVVEMAPAQNLPAGVREALCRDAVALARATGYRNAGTVEFLVDREGRHYFIEVNPRIQVEHTVTEEVTGIDLVQSQIRIAGGATFADLGLSQDAVSIRGVAIQCRVTTEDPRKSFQPDTGRIEVFRAGEGMGIRLDAGSGYAGAQISPDYDSMLVKCTAHALTFEGAVHKLSRALAEFRVRGVSTNIPFLSNVLRHPDFESANVWTSWVDDTRALFDFPLRKNRGQRLLHYLGDVVVNGPGIPGMGAQPPARIEPVVPEIALKSPPPQGWRDILVHLGPAAFAKAVRKHRGLLVTDTTWRDAHQSLLATRVRTRDLLAIAPATARLMAPLFSLECWGGATFDVSLRFLHECPWDRLERLRDAVPNIPFQMLFRGANAVGYTSYPDNVVHAFAKMAKDKGVDVFRIFDSLNYVENMKLGIDAVGSAGGVIEAAICYTGDVSDPTRKKYSLQYYVDLAGELVKLGIHVLSIKDMAGLLKPRAASMLVGALRRAYPELPIHVHTHDTAGTGVASMIACAEADADVVDLALPAMAGLTSQPTMSAVVAALAGTTRDTSLTTDSIRKLNGYWEQTRSLYAPFESGQTGYAPDLYEHEMPGGQYTNLLFQAQQNGLGDRWTSIKRAYREANHLLGDIIKVTPSSKVVGDLAQFMVQNDLDAKMVEEQADTLSFPTSVVEFLEGRLGQPHGGFPEPLRTKVLRGRKPIDERPGATLAPLDLDALKKSLVEEHGDVAIRDHDVMSAAMYPQVFREYRRFRTKNGDVSVLPTRHFLAPLQKGEELHFDIERGKTLVVVLRAVGELDDEGNRRVFFELNGQPRAISVVDRSAKTATKQRERASTSDPGSVGAPMPGSVVDVRVTAGAKIAKGDPLVVLSAMKMETVVASPVSGVVKRVAVAKDDALKAGDLLVEVQVVEAAVAQA from the coding sequence GTGTCCACCGAGCTGGCGACCAGGCGACCGAGACCGATCACCAAGCTGCTCTGCGCCAATCGCGGCGAGATCGCGATCCGCGTGTTCCGCGCCGCGACCGAGCTCGGCATCCCGACGGTCGCGGTCTACTCGCACCAGGATCGCGTCCACCTCCATCGCTACAAGGCGGACGAGGCGTACCTCGTCGGCAAGGGCAAGAGCGCGGTCGCGGCCTACCTCGGCATCGAGGAGATCATCGACGTCGCGCTCGCGTGCGGCGCCGACGGCATCCACCCGGGCTACGGCTTCCTGTCGGAGAACGCGGGGTTGAGCGAGGCGTGCCGCGAGGCCGGCATCGCGTTCGTCGGCCCCTCGCCCGAGGTGCTGCGGCGCTTCGGCGACAAGACCGCGGCGCGCTCGCTCGCGAAGGAGATCGGCGTCTCGATGGTGCCCGGCACCGACGGGCCGGTGAGCACGCTCGATCAGGCGCGCGAGTTCTGCGGGCGCGCGGGGTTCCCGGTGATCGTGAAGGCCGCGATGGGCGGCGGCGGTCGCGGCATGCGCGTGGTGCGACGCGAGGAGGACCTCGCGGAGTCGTTCTCGCGCGCGCAGAGCGAGGCGCTCGCGGCGTTCGGCGACGGCACGGTCTTCATCGAGCGCTACGTCGACAAGCCGCGCCACGTCGAGGTGCAGATCCTCGCGGACGCGGCGGGCGAGGTGATCCACCTCTTCGAGCGCGACTGCAGCGTGCAGCGACGGCACCAGAAGGTCGTCGAGATGGCGCCCGCGCAGAACCTGCCGGCGGGCGTGCGCGAGGCGCTGTGCCGCGACGCCGTCGCGCTGGCGCGCGCGACCGGATATCGCAACGCGGGCACCGTCGAGTTCCTCGTCGATCGCGAGGGGCGTCACTACTTCATCGAAGTCAATCCGCGCATCCAGGTCGAGCACACGGTCACCGAGGAAGTGACCGGCATCGACCTCGTGCAGTCGCAGATCCGCATCGCGGGGGGCGCGACGTTCGCGGACCTCGGGCTCTCGCAGGACGCGGTGTCGATCCGCGGCGTCGCGATCCAGTGCCGCGTCACGACCGAAGATCCGCGGAAGAGCTTCCAGCCCGACACCGGGCGCATCGAGGTGTTCCGCGCCGGCGAGGGCATGGGCATCCGGCTCGACGCGGGCAGCGGCTACGCGGGCGCGCAGATCAGCCCCGACTACGACTCGATGCTCGTGAAGTGCACCGCGCACGCGCTCACCTTCGAGGGGGCGGTGCACAAGCTCTCGCGCGCGCTCGCCGAGTTCCGCGTGCGCGGCGTGAGCACGAACATCCCGTTCCTCTCGAACGTGCTGCGCCACCCCGACTTCGAGTCGGCGAACGTGTGGACCTCGTGGGTCGACGACACGCGCGCGCTCTTCGACTTCCCGCTGCGCAAGAACCGCGGTCAGCGCTTGCTGCACTACCTCGGCGACGTCGTGGTCAACGGGCCCGGCATTCCGGGCATGGGCGCGCAGCCGCCCGCGCGCATCGAGCCGGTCGTGCCCGAGATCGCACTGAAGTCGCCGCCGCCGCAGGGCTGGCGCGACATCCTCGTGCACCTCGGGCCCGCCGCGTTCGCGAAGGCGGTGCGCAAGCATCGCGGGCTGCTCGTCACCGACACCACGTGGCGCGACGCGCACCAGTCGCTGCTCGCGACGCGCGTGCGCACCCGTGATCTGCTCGCGATCGCGCCCGCGACCGCGCGCTTGATGGCGCCGCTCTTCTCGCTGGAGTGCTGGGGCGGCGCGACGTTCGACGTGTCGCTGCGCTTCCTCCACGAGTGCCCGTGGGATCGCCTCGAGCGGCTGCGCGACGCGGTGCCGAACATCCCGTTCCAGATGCTCTTCCGCGGCGCGAACGCGGTCGGCTACACGAGCTATCCCGACAACGTCGTGCACGCCTTCGCGAAGATGGCGAAGGACAAGGGCGTCGACGTCTTCCGCATCTTCGACTCGCTCAACTACGTCGAGAACATGAAGCTCGGCATCGACGCGGTCGGCAGTGCGGGCGGCGTGATCGAGGCGGCGATCTGCTACACGGGCGACGTCAGCGATCCCACGCGCAAGAAGTACTCGCTGCAATACTACGTGGACCTCGCGGGCGAGCTCGTGAAGCTCGGCATCCACGTCCTGTCGATCAAGGACATGGCGGGCCTGCTCAAGCCGCGCGCCGCGTCGATGCTCGTCGGCGCGCTGCGCCGCGCGTATCCCGAGCTGCCGATCCACGTGCACACGCACGACACCGCGGGCACCGGCGTCGCGTCGATGATCGCGTGCGCCGAGGCCGATGCGGACGTGGTCGATCTCGCGCTCCCCGCGATGGCCGGCCTCACCTCCCAGCCGACGATGAGCGCGGTGGTCGCGGCGCTCGCGGGCACGACGCGCGACACCTCGCTCACCACCGACTCGATCCGCAAGCTCAACGGCTACTGGGAGCAGACGCGCTCGCTCTACGCGCCGTTCGAGAGCGGACAGACCGGCTACGCGCCCGATCTCTACGAGCACGAGATGCCGGGCGGGCAGTACACCAACCTGCTCTTCCAGGCGCAGCAGAACGGGCTCGGCGATCGCTGGACCTCGATCAAGCGCGCGTATCGCGAGGCGAACCACCTGCTCGGCGACATCATCAAGGTCACGCCGAGCAGCAAGGTCGTCGGCGACCTCGCGCAGTTCATGGTGCAGAACGATCTCGACGCGAAGATGGTCGAGGAGCAGGCGGACACGCTCTCGTTCCCGACCAGCGTCGTCGAGTTCCTCGAGGGCCGTCTCGGTCAGCCCCACGGCGGGTTCCCCGAGCCGCTGCGAACGAAGGTGCTGCGCGGTCGCAAGCCGATCGACGAGCGCCCGGGCGCGACGCTGGCGCCGCTCGATCTCGACGCGCTCAAGAAGTCGCTCGTCGAAGAGCACGGCGACGTCGCGATCCGCGATCACGACGTGATGAGCGCCGCGATGTACCCCCAGGTCTTCCGCGAGTACCGCCGCTTCCGCACGAAGAACGGCGACGTGTCGGTGCTCCCGACGCGCCACTTCCTCGCGCCGCTGCAGAAGGGCGAGGAGCTCCACTTCGACATCGAGCGCGGCAAGACGCTGGTCGTGGTGCTGCGCGCGGTGGGCGAGCTCGACGACGAGGGCAATCGCCGCGTGTTCTTCGAGCTCAACGGTCAGCCGCGCGCGATCAGCGTCGTCGATCGTTCGGCGAAGACCGCGACCAAGCAGCGCGAGCGCGCGAGCACGAGCGATCCGGGATCGGTCGGCGCGCCGATGCCGGGCTCGGTGGTCGACGTGCGCGTGACCGCGGGCGCGAAGATCGCGAAGGGCGATCCCCTCGTCGTGCTCTCGGCGATGAAGATGGAGACCGTGGTCGCGTCGCCGGTGAGTGGCGTCGTGAAGCGCGTCGCGGTCGCGAAGGACGACGCGCTCAAGGCGGGCGATCTGCTGGTCGAGGTGCAGGTCGTCGAAGCCGCGGTCGCCCAAGCCTGA
- a CDS encoding DoxX family protein, whose product MDTRRLGTRLDPVALTLLRLVAGVTMAAHGWQKVVGFDGWRGTVESMGVPGADVLAVLAVVGELGGGIGLALGLLTPLSALGVLGVMIVAITAVHLPNGFFAQEGGFEYPLLMATVALFFLLRGPGPYSVDAMMRGRARHRREPEGGVPYREPLGRPA is encoded by the coding sequence ATGGACACTCGAAGGCTCGGGACGCGACTCGATCCGGTCGCGCTCACGCTGCTCCGGCTGGTCGCGGGCGTGACGATGGCCGCACACGGCTGGCAGAAGGTCGTGGGGTTCGATGGGTGGCGCGGCACCGTCGAGTCGATGGGCGTGCCCGGGGCCGACGTCCTCGCGGTGCTCGCGGTGGTCGGCGAGCTCGGGGGCGGGATCGGTCTCGCCCTCGGGCTGCTGACGCCGCTCTCGGCGCTGGGCGTGCTCGGGGTGATGATCGTCGCGATCACCGCGGTGCACCTGCCCAACGGGTTCTTCGCGCAGGAGGGCGGGTTCGAGTACCCGCTGCTCATGGCGACCGTCGCGCTGTTCTTCCTGCTGCGCGGGCCCGGGCCGTACAGCGTGGACGCGATGATGCGTGGTCGCGCGCGACACCGGCGCGAGCCCGAGGGCGGCGTGCCCTACCGCGAGCCGCTCGGTCGCCCGGCGTAG
- a CDS encoding tetratricopeptide repeat protein, whose translation MGYFSYYLGWILLTYLVQYPPLLVGLVVLFVLRRFVPDPWVLFRTMGRIQALRRQIEANPANVTARRDLAMVYVERLRPGRALELLDEARRRFPDDAELLYLSGLAQFKRRDYEKALEPLVKSVQIDPRVRFGEPYLVAGDALRKLGRHEEAIDAYERFVSTNSSSIEGHVKLALAFRAIKDEGAAKKSLDEAFATWGQIPGYKRRKELQWWLYAWLCRLFV comes from the coding sequence ATGGGATATTTCTCGTACTACCTCGGCTGGATCCTGCTGACGTACCTCGTGCAGTACCCGCCGCTGCTCGTGGGCCTCGTGGTGCTCTTCGTGCTGCGGCGCTTCGTCCCGGATCCCTGGGTGCTCTTCCGCACGATGGGGCGCATCCAGGCGCTGCGGCGGCAGATCGAGGCGAACCCCGCGAACGTGACGGCGCGCCGCGATCTCGCGATGGTCTACGTCGAGCGGCTGCGCCCGGGGCGCGCGCTCGAGCTGCTCGACGAGGCGCGCAGGCGCTTCCCGGACGATGCGGAGCTGCTCTATCTCTCGGGGCTCGCGCAGTTCAAGCGGCGCGACTACGAGAAGGCGCTCGAGCCGCTCGTGAAGTCGGTGCAGATCGATCCGCGCGTGCGCTTCGGCGAGCCCTATCTCGTCGCCGGTGATGCGCTGCGGAAGCTCGGGCGACACGAAGAGGCGATCGACGCGTACGAGCGCTTCGTGTCGACGAACTCGAGCTCGATCGAGGGGCACGTGAAGCTCGCCCTCGCGTTCCGCGCGATCAAGGACGAGGGCGCGGCGAAGAAGTCGCTCGACGAGGCGTTCGCGACGTGGGGGCAGATCCCCGGCTACAAGCGACGCAAGGAGCTGCAGTGGTGGCTCTACGCGTGGCTCTGCCGGCTCTTCGTGTGA
- a CDS encoding SEC-C metal-binding domain-containing protein, with product MLDLVDDIVGKLVERTCPPNKHAEDWDFDGLRKSYEETFGLKAGVVEKFHDVEDLAERLYKDGEAVLLKKEKEIGPENLLAAFRNFYLREIDRQWLDHLTNMDQLRDGIGLRGYGQRDPKKEYKKEGYDLFVGMTESIKAQVAYSMFRIQVMREEDVRRLEEQRRREVEAQQRRIMEQHIAAAATNAGAGAQPVASSSGIGAARGGARAAAAGVPAAAARGGRTHVPAQQAAAAAAAPKVETVRRDKPKVGRNDPCYCGSGKKYKNCHMRTDQQSEGALDAVAPEAKSVDEAQG from the coding sequence ATGCTCGACCTCGTCGACGACATCGTCGGCAAGCTCGTCGAACGCACGTGTCCTCCCAACAAGCACGCGGAGGACTGGGACTTCGACGGGCTGCGCAAGTCGTACGAGGAGACGTTCGGGCTCAAGGCGGGCGTCGTCGAGAAGTTCCACGACGTCGAGGACCTCGCGGAGCGTCTCTACAAGGACGGCGAGGCCGTGCTCCTCAAGAAGGAGAAGGAGATCGGCCCCGAGAACCTGCTCGCGGCGTTCCGCAACTTCTACCTCCGCGAGATCGATCGTCAGTGGCTCGACCACCTGACGAACATGGACCAGCTGCGCGACGGCATCGGCCTGCGCGGCTACGGCCAGCGCGATCCGAAGAAGGAGTACAAGAAGGAGGGCTACGACCTCTTCGTCGGCATGACCGAGAGCATCAAGGCGCAGGTCGCGTACTCGATGTTCCGCATCCAGGTCATGCGGGAGGAGGACGTGCGCCGCCTCGAGGAGCAGCGCCGCCGCGAGGTCGAGGCCCAGCAGCGCCGCATCATGGAGCAGCACATCGCGGCCGCTGCGACGAACGCGGGCGCGGGCGCGCAGCCGGTCGCGAGCTCGAGCGGGATCGGCGCGGCGCGCGGTGGTGCGCGTGCGGCAGCGGCGGGTGTGCCCGCAGCGGCGGCGCGTGGCGGTCGCACCCACGTGCCGGCGCAGCAGGCGGCGGCGGCGGCCGCGGCGCCGAAGGTCGAGACGGTGCGTCGCGACAAGCCGAAGGTCGGCCGTAACGACCCCTGCTACTGCGGCAGCGGCAAGAAGTACAAGAACTGCCACATGCGCACCGACCAGCAGAGCGAAGGTGCGCTCGACGCCGTCGCCCCCGAGGCGAAGAGCGTCGACGAAGCGCAGGGCTGA
- a CDS encoding CAP domain-containing protein: MRAALACSIVVMLAAPALASAQRCEDDVLAEAAASVLMHGGDPTGAELLAAARDAGSDAPTVHALAIHDGDEGRVGPWLERLGERLRAPVVCGEARRDERWLVIAAPRAGRLVDEGNERFRIELGPGFADPMVFVEDPHGNVERVEPFEGRADVPSDLQRPVRVQLVARGPDGPRPVAERRIGGEEDTRRRVSGDDEPLDARIEALRTQAQVSPLRPHRVLASVAQAHAEAVCQARRAAHELERGRDPRARARERGIEARHVGEVIARGADVAGAFLALTRSPSHRSALVDRRFTDAGAGIATDDAGRACVVVVLAAWPRLVVGASR, translated from the coding sequence ATGCGCGCCGCCCTCGCCTGCTCGATCGTCGTGATGCTCGCGGCTCCTGCTCTCGCCAGCGCGCAGCGCTGCGAGGACGACGTGCTCGCGGAAGCCGCGGCGTCGGTGCTGATGCACGGTGGCGATCCGACCGGCGCAGAGCTGCTCGCAGCGGCGCGCGACGCGGGCTCGGATGCGCCGACGGTGCATGCGCTCGCGATCCACGACGGCGACGAGGGTCGCGTCGGGCCCTGGCTGGAACGGCTCGGCGAGCGGTTGCGCGCGCCGGTGGTCTGCGGCGAAGCGCGGCGCGACGAGCGCTGGCTCGTGATCGCGGCGCCGCGCGCGGGTCGGCTGGTCGACGAGGGGAACGAGCGCTTCCGCATCGAGCTCGGCCCAGGGTTCGCGGATCCGATGGTGTTCGTCGAAGATCCCCACGGGAACGTCGAGCGGGTGGAGCCCTTCGAGGGGCGCGCCGACGTGCCCTCGGATCTCCAGCGGCCGGTGCGCGTGCAGCTGGTCGCGCGGGGGCCGGACGGGCCGCGTCCGGTCGCCGAGCGCCGGATCGGCGGCGAGGAGGACACGCGGCGCCGAGTGTCGGGGGATGACGAGCCGCTCGACGCGCGAATCGAGGCACTGCGCACCCAGGCGCAGGTGTCTCCGCTGCGCCCGCATCGCGTGCTCGCGTCGGTCGCGCAGGCACACGCCGAAGCGGTGTGCCAGGCGAGACGCGCGGCCCACGAGCTCGAGCGGGGGCGCGATCCGCGGGCTCGGGCGCGCGAGCGCGGGATCGAGGCGCGCCACGTCGGCGAGGTGATCGCGCGCGGCGCCGACGTGGCGGGCGCGTTCCTCGCGCTCACCCGGAGCCCCTCGCACCGGAGCGCGCTCGTCGATCGCCGTTTCACCGACGCCGGCGCGGGCATCGCGACCGACGACGCAGGGCGCGCCTGCGTCGTCGTCGTGCTCGCCGCCTGGCCGCGCCTCGTGGTCGGCGCGAGCCGCTGA